Proteins encoded together in one Pseudomonas oryzicola window:
- a CDS encoding MFS transporter: MNLRTLLVTMPSDARRAVLVQFLTALGYFSVIPFFVVYLVKVLGQSPAFAAGQLTLFLTGQYVASFAGAYLSHRTNPLLTMKVGLVLQIATYALFATGVSAAPALCALSLALGVSKAFFTPAAKAALVALTPGDNHYLLFSFRSTVNNLGVAVGSALGAALIDQTAFAFFLFAACIQVVALVVLRAVRAPATAPERIARPKPAFGKAVRAVVSMPLAVVLMIVTLCYQFHYIQLEYALPLVADSAWGTDAVAHVFWVNAAAVMALQIPLNTWLSQRLSVYFTLALGFACMLLAFWLLAESAGRPLFLIGVLLFTLGEITIDPAIDALLSKGLAVDLLPVGFGVLGLMGLLGAVAGNAVASRFVAAGDFTLFWYVNCALAALAVALVALYRKQDNPAFKEGLHGHHH, encoded by the coding sequence ATGAACCTACGCACCCTGCTGGTTACCATGCCGAGCGACGCACGGCGCGCCGTGCTGGTCCAGTTCCTGACGGCACTGGGTTACTTTTCGGTCATTCCCTTCTTCGTGGTGTACCTGGTCAAGGTGCTCGGGCAGTCCCCGGCCTTCGCCGCAGGGCAGCTCACGCTGTTCCTCACGGGGCAATACGTGGCATCGTTTGCCGGGGCCTACCTGAGCCACCGGACCAACCCGTTGTTAACGATGAAGGTCGGCCTGGTGTTGCAGATCGCCACCTACGCCCTGTTCGCCACGGGTGTGTCCGCCGCACCCGCACTCTGCGCGCTGAGCCTGGCGCTGGGCGTGAGCAAGGCGTTCTTTACCCCCGCGGCGAAGGCCGCCCTGGTCGCCCTGACGCCGGGTGACAATCACTACCTGCTGTTTTCCTTCCGAAGTACCGTCAACAACCTCGGTGTAGCGGTGGGCAGTGCCCTGGGGGCTGCGCTCATCGACCAGACGGCATTCGCCTTCTTCCTGTTCGCAGCGTGCATCCAGGTGGTGGCGCTGGTGGTGCTTCGGGCCGTACGCGCGCCCGCGACGGCACCCGAACGCATTGCCCGGCCGAAACCAGCCTTCGGCAAGGCCGTACGCGCGGTGGTCAGCATGCCACTGGCCGTGGTCCTGATGATCGTCACCCTGTGCTACCAGTTCCATTACATCCAGTTGGAGTATGCCCTGCCCCTGGTCGCCGACAGTGCGTGGGGGACCGATGCCGTGGCCCACGTATTCTGGGTGAACGCCGCCGCGGTGATGGCGCTGCAGATTCCCCTCAACACATGGCTGTCGCAGCGACTGTCGGTGTATTTCACCCTGGCCCTGGGCTTCGCCTGCATGTTGCTGGCCTTCTGGCTGCTGGCCGAGTCGGCTGGCCGGCCACTGTTCTTGATCGGCGTGTTGCTGTTCACCCTTGGCGAAATCACCATCGACCCGGCGATCGACGCGTTGCTCAGCAAAGGCCTGGCGGTCGACCTGCTCCCGGTGGGCTTCGGTGTGCTGGGCCTGATGGGGCTGCTGGGCGCAGTGGCAGGCAATGCGGTCGCCAGCCGCTTCGTCGCCGCAGGCGACTTCACCCTGTTCTGGTATGTTAACTGCGCGCTTGCGGCACTGGCGGTGGCCCTGGTCGCCCTCTACCGCAAACAAGACAACCCGGCATTCAAGGAAGGGCTTCATGGACACCATCACTGA
- a CDS encoding Lrp/AsnC family transcriptional regulator, with protein sequence MKRKSSALDSVDLQILSIMQSDCRTTLSKLSEKIALSETPCWRRLKRLEDDGYIKRYQAILDKQVLGFDITAFIQLSVDSHTPECTRDLEQRLTASPEVMALYNVTGDFDFLVHIVCPNMEIYSQFVELTLRSLKCIKQIKTSVSLREIRASNDLPIFSISA encoded by the coding sequence ATGAAAAGGAAATCGAGCGCCCTTGATTCAGTGGACCTGCAAATCCTGTCCATCATGCAGTCCGATTGCCGGACGACCCTCTCCAAATTGAGTGAAAAGATCGCCCTGAGCGAGACGCCTTGTTGGCGGCGGCTCAAGCGGCTGGAAGACGACGGCTATATCAAGCGCTACCAGGCGATCCTCGACAAGCAAGTGCTGGGCTTCGACATCACGGCGTTCATCCAGCTGTCGGTGGATTCCCATACCCCCGAATGCACCCGTGACCTCGAACAGCGGCTGACCGCCTCGCCCGAAGTGATGGCGCTGTACAACGTCACCGGCGACTTCGATTTCCTGGTCCACATCGTCTGCCCGAACATGGAGATCTACTCGCAGTTCGTCGAGCTGACGTTGCGCTCGCTGAAATGCATCAAACAGATCAAGACTTCAGTCAGCCTGCGGGAGATCCGCGCCAGCAACGACCTGCCGATCTTCTCGATATCCGCTTGA
- a CDS encoding GNAT family N-acetyltransferase, with protein MDTITETDTITLTLDKTRLDIPYVHGFLTTSTWAAGISQERVETSINNSLCVGAYDGDRQVGFARLVTDYATFGYLCDVFVDEAYRGRGLGRRLSETLLEVPEVLSLRRILLATTTAPWLYEKIGFTPVNRPNYLWQLHRPDVYAQPSTT; from the coding sequence ATGGACACCATCACTGAAACCGACACCATCACGCTGACGCTGGACAAGACCCGCCTGGACATCCCGTACGTCCACGGCTTCCTCACCACCTCGACCTGGGCCGCCGGCATCTCCCAGGAGCGCGTGGAAACCAGCATCAACAACAGCCTGTGCGTGGGTGCCTACGACGGGGACAGGCAGGTAGGCTTCGCTCGGCTGGTCACGGATTACGCGACGTTCGGTTACCTGTGCGACGTCTTCGTCGACGAAGCGTACCGGGGGCGGGGCCTGGGGCGGCGCTTGTCGGAAACGTTGCTCGAAGTACCCGAGGTCCTTTCGCTCCGGCGCATCCTCCTGGCCACCACCACCGCTCCCTGGCTGTACGAAAAGATCGGCTTCACGCCGGTCAACCGGCCCAACTACCTGTGGCAACTCCACCGCCCGGACGTATACGCCCAGCCTTCCACCACGTGA